The following proteins are encoded in a genomic region of Streptococcus constellatus subsp. constellatus:
- the rpmB gene encoding 50S ribosomal protein L28 codes for MAKVCYFTGRKTVSGNNRSHAMNQTKRTVKPNLQKVTILVDGKPKKVWASARALKSGKVERV; via the coding sequence ATGGCAAAAGTATGTTACTTTACAGGTCGTAAAACTGTATCAGGAAACAACCGCTCTCACGCAATGAACCAAACAAAACGTACTGTGAAACCAAATCTTCAAAAGGTGACAATCTTAGTTGATGGTAAACCTAAGAAAGTTTGGGCTTCAGCACGTGCCCTTAAATCTGGCAAAGTTGAACGCGTTTAA
- a CDS encoding DAK2 domain-containing protein, which produces MSNITTSLFQEMVQSASTRLNKQAEYVNSLNVFPVPDGDTGTNMGMTIENGAKEVADKSASTVGEVAGIFAKGLLMGARGNSGVITSQLFRGFSQSVKEKEELTGQDLALAFQSGVEVAYKAVMKPVEGTILTVSRGAAIGARKKAEETDDAVEVMKAALESAKIALAKTPDMLPVLKEVGVVDSGGQGLVFIYEGFLAALTGEYIASEEFQATPATMTEMINAEHHKSVASHVATEDIKFGYCTEIMVALKKGPTYVKEFDYDEFRNYLNELGDSLLVVNDDEIVKVHVHTEDPGLVMQEGLKYGSLVKVKVDNMRNQHDAQVEKEERENKQTAEEKEYAVIAVVAGEGLAEIFKAQGVDYIISGGQTMNPSTEDFIKAVEQVNARHIIILPNNKNIFMAAQSAAEVIEQPAAVIETRTIPQGLTSLLAFDSSKSIEENHDRMTAALTDVISGSVTTAVRDTTIDGLEIHENDNLGMVDGKIVVSNPDMLTTLNETFSKMLDIDSEIVTIYIGEDGSEDLANELAQDITEKFEDVEVEIHKGGQPVYPYLFSVE; this is translated from the coding sequence GTGTCAAATATTACTACTAGTTTATTTCAAGAAATGGTGCAGTCTGCATCTACTCGTTTGAATAAACAGGCTGAATATGTCAATTCTTTAAATGTTTTTCCTGTGCCGGATGGTGACACAGGTACCAATATGGGAATGACCATTGAAAATGGAGCAAAGGAAGTTGCAGATAAATCTGCTTCTACTGTTGGTGAAGTGGCTGGAATTTTTGCTAAAGGTCTCTTGATGGGGGCGCGTGGGAATTCTGGTGTTATTACTTCACAGCTTTTCCGTGGTTTCTCTCAGAGTGTGAAAGAAAAGGAAGAATTAACAGGACAAGATTTAGCTCTTGCTTTTCAGTCTGGAGTTGAAGTGGCCTACAAAGCTGTGATGAAGCCTGTTGAAGGAACGATTTTAACTGTTTCTCGCGGGGCTGCAATCGGTGCTAGAAAAAAAGCAGAAGAAACAGACGATGCTGTTGAGGTGATGAAGGCAGCTCTTGAGAGTGCTAAGATAGCTCTTGCGAAGACACCAGATATGCTTCCGGTCTTAAAGGAAGTGGGAGTTGTGGACTCTGGTGGTCAAGGTTTGGTGTTCATCTATGAAGGCTTTTTGGCAGCGTTGACAGGTGAATACATTGCATCCGAAGAGTTTCAGGCAACGCCTGCAACAATGACGGAAATGATTAATGCAGAGCATCATAAGTCAGTAGCGAGTCATGTGGCAACAGAAGACATCAAATTCGGTTATTGTACTGAAATCATGGTGGCTTTGAAAAAAGGTCCAACGTATGTAAAAGAATTTGATTATGATGAATTTCGCAATTATTTGAATGAATTGGGGGACTCACTCCTTGTCGTCAATGATGACGAAATTGTAAAGGTTCATGTCCACACGGAAGATCCAGGTTTAGTCATGCAGGAAGGCTTAAAATATGGAAGCCTTGTCAAAGTCAAAGTAGATAATATGCGCAATCAACATGATGCACAAGTTGAAAAGGAAGAGCGTGAGAACAAGCAAACTGCTGAAGAAAAGGAGTATGCTGTTATTGCAGTTGTGGCTGGTGAAGGTTTGGCAGAAATCTTTAAGGCACAAGGAGTAGACTACATCATCTCCGGTGGTCAAACGATGAATCCTTCAACAGAAGATTTTATTAAGGCAGTTGAACAGGTCAATGCTCGCCATATCATTATCTTGCCAAACAATAAGAATATTTTCATGGCGGCACAATCGGCAGCTGAGGTAATTGAACAACCTGCTGCAGTAATAGAAACAAGAACGATTCCGCAAGGTTTAACAAGCCTATTGGCTTTTGATTCAAGTAAATCTATTGAGGAAAATCATGACCGAATGACGGCTGCTCTTACGGATGTGATAAGTGGTAGTGTGACAACAGCTGTTCGCGATACAACGATTGATGGATTGGAAATTCATGAAAACGATAATCTTGGTATGGTAGATGGAAAAATTGTTGTGTCTAATCCGGATATGTTGACAACATTGAATGAAACATTCAGTAAAATGTTAGATATAGACAGCGAAATTGTGACGATTTACATCGGTGAAGATGGAAGTGAAGATTTGGCGAATGAATTAGCACAAGATATTACTGAAAAATTTGAAGATGTAGAAGTGGAAATCCATAAAGGTGGACAACCAGTTTATCCATATCTTTTTAGTGTTGAATAA
- a CDS encoding IS30 family transposase: MSYSHLTITDRIKIETYLELGLKPCQIASKLGVHKSTISRELRRCQNGYSAVLAQEQYDHRAKQKGRKSCLTPKLKKEIENGLKSSWSPEQICGRYQLEQKPMVAFKTIYNWLYAGLIDLDLSVLRRKGRTRQPKETRGTFRIGTPIAKRPKEVRNRETFGHWELDTVVSSRGKSKGCLATFLERKTRFYLAFKIPDRTAKAMFSAIEQLCRLFPKETLKTFTSDRGKEFACYPLVENLGISFFFADAYSSWQRGSNENANGLLREYFPKKTDLAAISDEALNKALYDINHRPRKCLAYRTAYEALVDELE, from the coding sequence ATGAGCTACTCCCATCTTACCATAACCGACCGAATAAAGATAGAAACCTACTTGGAATTAGGTTTAAAACCTTGCCAAATTGCAAGTAAACTTGGCGTCCATAAGTCTACCATTTCAAGAGAGTTAAGACGATGTCAAAATGGTTATTCCGCAGTCTTAGCACAGGAACAGTACGACCACAGGGCTAAGCAAAAAGGTCGGAAGTCTTGTTTAACACCAAAGTTGAAAAAGGAAATTGAGAACGGTTTAAAATCCTCCTGGTCGCCTGAACAGATTTGTGGGCGCTATCAGCTTGAACAAAAGCCAATGGTAGCTTTTAAAACCATCTATAACTGGCTCTATGCTGGTTTGATTGATCTGGATTTAAGCGTCCTCCGTCGTAAAGGAAGAACTCGACAACCCAAAGAAACACGTGGGACATTTAGGATTGGCACGCCGATTGCCAAACGTCCTAAAGAGGTTCGGAATCGTGAAACTTTTGGCCACTGGGAGCTTGATACTGTAGTGTCTTCCAGAGGCAAAAGCAAGGGGTGTTTAGCGACTTTTCTAGAGCGAAAAACTCGTTTTTACTTAGCTTTCAAGATACCAGATAGAACAGCCAAAGCCATGTTTTCAGCCATCGAACAACTTTGTAGGCTATTTCCAAAAGAGACTCTTAAAACCTTCACTTCAGACAGGGGAAAAGAGTTCGCCTGCTATCCTCTAGTAGAGAATTTAGGAATTTCCTTTTTCTTTGCGGACGCCTATTCATCTTGGCAGAGAGGAAGTAATGAAAACGCAAATGGCTTACTAAGAGAATATTTCCCAAAGAAAACAGATTTAGCTGCTATCTCTGATGAGGCTTTGAACAAGGCCTTATATGATATCAATCACCGACCACGAAAATGTTTAGCTTACAGAACGGCTTATGAAGCTCTAGTGGATGAGTTAGAGTAA
- a CDS encoding peptide ABC transporter substrate-binding protein, whose translation MKSSKWIIATGVVLSTGILLAGCGKSTSNTSTYSYVYTQDPDTLNYLMANRATTSDVVTNLVDGLLENDRYGNLVPALAKSWTVSKDGLTYTYKLRKDAKWYTSEGEEYAGVKAQDFVTGLKYAADNKSEALYLVQDSVKGLDAYIKGETKDFSTVGVKAVDDYTVQYTLSRTEPYWNSKTTNNILFPVNSDFLKSQGKNFGSVKPSSILYNGPYLLKSLTAKSSMEFAKNPHYYDKKNVHLDNIKLTYYDGSDQEALIRNFTDGAYSAARLYPNSSSFASVKKQYANNIIYSLQDATSYYYNFNLNRQSYNHTSKKTDAQKSSTQEAVLNKAFRQAINFAYNRTSYGAQSNGKDGAAKVLRNTLVPPTFVSIGDKTFGDVVSSKLVNYGSEWSNMNLTDAQDAYYNPEKAKAKFAQAKAELQAKGVQFPIHLDVPADQTSKIGVQWESSMKQSVESVLGADNVVIDIQQMSSDELNNISYFANTAAQKDYDLYNGGWSGDYQDPSTYLDTLNTKNGGSLQNFGLEPGQENAKIKAVGLDTYTTMLEEANAETNETKRYEKYAEAQAWLIDSALTMPNLSLGGTPSVTKTVPFSRSYSLVGIKGGSSNYFKYVKLQDKIVTTKEYESAKKKWLKEKEASNQKAQDDYENHVK comes from the coding sequence ATGAAATCATCAAAATGGATTATTGCAACGGGAGTTGTGCTAAGCACTGGAATCTTATTAGCAGGTTGTGGCAAGTCAACTTCTAATACGTCAACATACTCATATGTGTATACACAAGATCCAGACACGTTGAATTATCTGATGGCTAATCGTGCGACAACTTCAGATGTTGTGACCAATTTAGTTGATGGATTATTAGAAAATGACCGATACGGAAACTTAGTTCCAGCACTCGCTAAGTCATGGACAGTCTCCAAAGATGGTTTGACCTATACCTATAAATTACGTAAAGACGCAAAATGGTACACATCAGAAGGTGAAGAGTACGCAGGTGTAAAAGCACAAGACTTTGTGACAGGTTTGAAATATGCTGCAGATAATAAATCTGAAGCCCTTTACCTTGTGCAAGATTCTGTCAAAGGATTAGATGCGTATATCAAAGGGGAGACAAAAGATTTTTCAACAGTTGGTGTGAAAGCTGTAGATGATTATACAGTACAGTATACTTTAAGTCGTACGGAACCTTATTGGAATTCAAAAACAACTAATAATATTCTCTTTCCAGTGAATTCGGACTTTTTGAAATCACAAGGAAAGAATTTTGGTTCTGTGAAACCGAGTAGCATTCTTTACAACGGTCCATATCTGCTGAAGTCTTTGACGGCTAAATCCTCTATGGAATTTGCTAAAAATCCTCATTACTATGATAAAAAGAATGTTCACTTGGACAATATCAAATTGACTTATTATGATGGATCAGACCAAGAAGCGCTTATCCGAAACTTCACAGATGGCGCCTATAGTGCGGCTCGTCTCTATCCAAATAGTTCAAGTTTTGCTTCTGTCAAGAAACAATATGCCAACAATATCATCTATAGTTTACAAGATGCAACTAGTTATTATTACAATTTTAACTTAAATCGTCAGTCTTACAATCACACATCTAAGAAAACAGATGCTCAAAAATCTTCAACGCAAGAAGCGGTACTAAACAAAGCCTTTCGTCAAGCTATCAACTTTGCTTATAACCGCACTTCTTACGGTGCACAAAGTAATGGGAAAGATGGTGCAGCAAAGGTGTTGCGGAACACGCTCGTGCCACCAACATTTGTTTCCATTGGAGATAAGACTTTTGGCGATGTGGTATCCTCTAAGTTAGTAAATTATGGTTCAGAATGGTCTAATATGAATCTGACTGATGCGCAAGATGCTTACTACAATCCAGAAAAAGCAAAAGCTAAATTTGCTCAGGCAAAAGCAGAATTGCAGGCCAAAGGTGTTCAATTTCCCATTCACTTAGACGTACCAGCTGATCAAACTAGTAAAATCGGTGTTCAGTGGGAAAGTTCTATGAAACAATCTGTTGAGTCTGTCTTAGGAGCCGATAATGTTGTGATTGATATTCAGCAGATGAGCTCAGATGAACTGAACAATATCAGTTATTTTGCCAATACTGCCGCTCAAAAAGATTATGATTTGTACAATGGTGGTTGGTCAGGAGACTATCAAGACCCATCCACTTATCTAGATACCTTGAATACTAAAAATGGTGGTAGTTTGCAGAACTTTGGCTTAGAACCAGGTCAAGAGAATGCTAAGATAAAGGCTGTTGGTTTGGATACCTATACTACAATGCTTGAGGAAGCAAATGCTGAAACCAATGAGACGAAACGTTATGAAAAATATGCTGAAGCACAAGCGTGGTTGATTGATAGTGCTTTGACAATGCCTAATCTCTCTCTTGGAGGGACTCCGTCTGTGACAAAGACTGTTCCGTTTAGTCGTTCTTACTCTCTGGTAGGGATTAAAGGTGGTTCAAGCAACTACTTTAAATATGTTAAATTACAAGATAAAATTGTGACGACTAAAGAATACGAAAGTGCTAAAAAGAAATGGCTGAAAGAAAAAGAAGCGTCTAATCAAAAAGCACAAGATGATTATGAAAATCATGTAAAATAA
- a CDS encoding LytTR family DNA-binding domain-containing protein codes for MKIRVELDSNLEEAEIVIKAPRFDEQIERIQRSLEEVAKPSILFYKDTSEYYVDLADILFFETDGNKIFAHARNNAYEVKLKLYELEECLPRYFCRISKSTITNIKAIYSLEKSFSGTSSIRFYDTHKQVHVSRHYFQFLKEKLSEMR; via the coding sequence ATGAAAATTCGAGTAGAGTTAGATTCGAATCTGGAAGAAGCAGAAATTGTCATTAAGGCACCTCGCTTTGATGAACAGATAGAGCGCATTCAACGTTCTCTGGAAGAAGTTGCCAAGCCATCTATACTTTTTTACAAAGATACGAGTGAATATTATGTTGATTTAGCAGATATCCTCTTCTTTGAAACGGATGGAAATAAAATTTTTGCGCATGCTCGAAATAATGCTTATGAAGTCAAACTGAAATTGTATGAGCTAGAAGAATGTTTGCCGCGGTATTTCTGTCGTATTTCTAAATCAACGATTACGAATATTAAAGCAATTTATTCATTAGAAAAGTCTTTTTCAGGAACGAGCAGTATTCGCTTTTATGATACCCATAAGCAAGTGCATGTGTCTAGGCATTATTTTCAATTCCTAAAAGAAAAATTAAGTGAAATGAGGTAA
- a CDS encoding class II fructose-bisphosphate aldolase: MAIVSAEKFVQAARDNGYAVGGFNTNNLEWTQAILRAAEAKKAPVLIQTSMGAAKYMGGYKVCKLLIESLVESMGITVPVAIHLDHGHYEDALECIKVGYTSVMFDGSHLPVEENLEKARKVVEFAHANGVSVEAEVGTIGGEEDGIIGDGELAPIEDAKAMVETGIDFLAAGIGNIHGPYPANWKGLHLDHLQKLTEAVPGFPIVLHGGSGIPDDQIQAAIKLGVAKVNVNTECQIAFAKATRKFAAEYEANEAEYDKKKLFDPRKFLKPGFEAITEAVEERIDVFGSEGKA, encoded by the coding sequence ATGGCAATCGTTTCAGCAGAAAAATTTGTCCAAGCAGCTCGTGACAATGGTTATGCAGTTGGTGGATTTAATACAAACAACCTTGAGTGGACTCAAGCTATCTTGCGTGCAGCAGAAGCTAAAAAAGCTCCAGTTCTTATCCAAACTTCTATGGGTGCTGCTAAATATATGGGTGGTTATAAAGTATGTAAACTCCTCATTGAAAGCCTTGTAGAATCAATGGGAATTACTGTACCAGTTGCTATTCACCTTGACCATGGTCATTATGAAGATGCACTTGAATGTATCAAAGTTGGTTATACTTCAGTTATGTTTGATGGTTCTCATCTTCCAGTTGAAGAAAACCTTGAAAAAGCTCGTAAAGTGGTTGAATTTGCGCATGCAAATGGAGTATCAGTGGAAGCTGAAGTTGGCACAATCGGTGGCGAAGAAGACGGTATCATCGGTGACGGTGAATTGGCTCCAATCGAAGATGCAAAAGCAATGGTTGAAACTGGGATTGACTTCCTTGCAGCAGGTATTGGGAACATTCACGGACCATATCCAGCTAACTGGAAAGGTCTTCACCTTGATCACTTGCAAAAATTGACAGAAGCTGTTCCTGGCTTCCCAATCGTATTGCATGGTGGTTCAGGTATTCCTGATGACCAAATCCAAGCAGCTATCAAATTGGGTGTGGCAAAAGTTAACGTAAATACTGAATGTCAAATTGCTTTTGCTAAAGCTACTCGTAAATTTGCTGCTGAATACGAAGCAAACGAAGCAGAATACGATAAGAAGAAACTCTTTGACCCACGTAAATTCTTGAAACCAGGTTTCGAAGCAATTACAGAAGCTGTTGAAGAACGTATCGACGTATTCGGTTCAGAAGGTAAAGCTTAA
- the pbp2X gene encoding penicillin-binding protein PBP2X, with product MNGLKRQILNHALKNRRNPNYNRRRVGKNLSVLTVFVFFVFLINFAIIIGTGKKFGVNLAKQASLVHQVTRIVPAKRGTIYDRNGLPIAEDATSYNVYAVIDKNYKSATGEILYVEESQYDKVAEVFNKHLGMDKDYVKKQLSRKKLQQVSFGSQGNGISYSNMNTIREELKKAKIKGVDFTTSPNRSYKNGNFASVFIGLAQLQENKDGSKTLVGTTGLEAALNKTLAGTNGVITYEKDKNGNIVPGSDKVSKKTQDGKDIYTTLSSDLQSFLETRMNAFVEKAKGTYASATLVSAKTGEILATTQRPSFDADTKQDLTKDFAWSSALYQNQYEPGSTMKVMTLAAAIDNKTFPANETYNNSGLQIADVTIRDWLVNMGLSEGQTLTYAQGFALSSNVGMASLEKKMGDEKWLDYLSKFKFGLPTRFGMNYEDYGGLPADNIVTYAMSAFGQGISVTQVQMLRAFSSIANDGVMVEPKFISAIYDSKSGRARKSSTEIVGRPVSKEAAKTTRDYMVTVGTDPVYGTLYSKAEGGPIIRVPNQNVAVKSGTAQIAGENGSGYLTGENDYIYSVVAMTPAENPDFIMYVTLKQPSESFQPIFWKEVVNPVLEEAAAMKDTLNLTTQSPVLKSVSKELTYKMPSAKNTSPGDLADELRRNLVQPIVLGTGKNIKKVSAKADEELKSNKQILILTDDFTEMPDMYGWTKKNAETFGDWLGIKVHVKGKGSKVVAQSVRTNALLKKIKEITITLGD from the coding sequence ATGAATGGACTCAAAAGACAAATTTTAAACCATGCTTTGAAAAATCGGAGAAATCCTAACTATAACCGTAGACGAGTGGGGAAAAACCTAAGCGTTTTGACGGTTTTTGTCTTTTTTGTTTTCTTGATCAATTTTGCAATTATCATTGGAACTGGAAAAAAGTTTGGTGTGAACTTGGCTAAACAAGCAAGTCTGGTGCATCAGGTGACAAGGATTGTACCCGCAAAGCGTGGAACGATTTATGATCGCAATGGTCTTCCAATAGCTGAAGACGCAACTTCCTATAATGTTTATGCTGTTATTGATAAAAACTATAAGTCAGCAACTGGAGAAATTCTTTACGTAGAAGAATCTCAATATGACAAAGTAGCTGAAGTGTTTAATAAGCATCTCGGCATGGATAAGGATTACGTCAAAAAGCAATTATCTCGAAAAAAATTACAGCAAGTTTCATTTGGTTCCCAAGGAAATGGAATCAGTTATAGTAATATGAATACCATTCGTGAGGAATTGAAAAAGGCAAAAATAAAAGGAGTTGATTTTACAACTAGTCCAAATAGAAGTTATAAAAATGGGAATTTTGCTTCAGTGTTTATTGGATTAGCGCAACTTCAAGAAAATAAAGATGGTAGCAAAACGCTTGTTGGTACGACAGGTTTAGAAGCTGCTTTAAATAAGACATTAGCCGGAACAAATGGAGTCATCACCTATGAAAAAGATAAAAACGGAAATATAGTACCAGGATCTGACAAGGTTTCAAAGAAAACACAAGATGGAAAAGATATTTATACAACCTTATCCTCAGACTTACAGTCTTTCCTTGAAACGCGGATGAATGCGTTTGTAGAAAAAGCTAAGGGAACTTATGCCAGTGCCACATTAGTCAGTGCAAAAACTGGGGAGATTCTTGCAACGACACAGCGTCCAAGCTTTGATGCTGATACGAAGCAAGATCTGACAAAAGACTTCGCTTGGTCCAGTGCTCTCTATCAAAATCAATATGAACCGGGCTCAACGATGAAAGTCATGACACTTGCTGCGGCGATAGATAACAAGACTTTTCCAGCAAACGAAACCTATAATAATAGTGGGCTGCAAATTGCAGATGTGACGATTCGTGACTGGCTTGTCAATATGGGGCTTTCTGAAGGGCAAACACTAACATATGCCCAAGGTTTTGCCCTTTCTAGTAATGTGGGAATGGCTTCTCTTGAAAAGAAAATGGGAGATGAAAAATGGCTAGACTACCTTAGCAAATTTAAATTTGGATTACCCACGCGTTTTGGAATGAATTATGAAGATTACGGTGGTCTTCCGGCAGATAATATCGTAACCTATGCAATGAGTGCCTTTGGTCAGGGAATTTCAGTTACGCAAGTACAAATGTTACGGGCTTTTTCTTCCATAGCCAATGATGGCGTAATGGTTGAACCAAAATTCATTAGTGCTATCTACGATTCAAAAAGTGGTCGTGCACGCAAGAGTTCTACAGAGATTGTTGGGCGTCCTGTTTCAAAAGAGGCTGCTAAGACAACGAGAGATTATATGGTAACTGTCGGTACAGATCCTGTTTACGGAACCTTGTATAGTAAGGCGGAAGGTGGTCCAATTATCAGAGTGCCTAACCAAAATGTGGCGGTTAAATCAGGTACAGCGCAGATTGCAGGTGAAAATGGTAGTGGTTATCTAACAGGTGAAAATGATTACATCTATTCTGTTGTGGCTATGACACCAGCTGAAAATCCCGATTTTATCATGTATGTAACTCTGAAGCAACCTTCAGAATCTTTCCAACCCATTTTCTGGAAAGAAGTTGTTAACCCTGTATTGGAAGAGGCTGCAGCGATGAAAGATACGCTGAACTTGACGACACAATCTCCTGTTCTAAAATCTGTTTCAAAAGAATTGACTTATAAAATGCCCTCCGCTAAGAATACTAGTCCTGGTGATTTGGCTGATGAATTACGACGCAATCTTGTGCAACCTATTGTTTTGGGAACCGGTAAAAATATTAAGAAAGTTTCCGCGAAAGCAGATGAAGAGCTGAAGTCCAATAAGCAAATTCTTATCCTAACAGATGATTTTACAGAAATGCCTGATATGTATGGTTGGACGAAGAAAAATGCTGAAACATTTGGTGATTGGTTAGGCATAAAAGTCCATGTCAAAGGTAAAGGCTCAAAAGTTGTAGCTCAAAGTGTCAGGACCAACGCATTGCTTAAAAAAATAAAAGAAATAACAATTACATTAGGAGATTAG
- a CDS encoding Asp23/Gls24 family envelope stress response protein gives MTVKINTKDGQIELTDDVIATIVGGAATEIFGVVGMASKNAIKDNFQALLGKENYAKGVVVKTTEEGSIAVDVYTVLSYGTKISEVSKNIQERVKFSLENQLGITAETVNVYIQNIKVVGE, from the coding sequence ATGACTGTAAAAATCAATACAAAAGATGGTCAAATCGAGCTGACAGATGATGTTATTGCGACAATCGTTGGCGGAGCGGCAACTGAAATTTTTGGTGTAGTCGGAATGGCCAGTAAAAATGCCATTAAGGATAATTTCCAAGCTTTGTTGGGCAAAGAAAATTATGCAAAAGGTGTTGTAGTAAAAACAACGGAAGAAGGAAGCATTGCTGTTGATGTGTATACAGTTTTGAGCTATGGTACTAAGATAAGTGAAGTGTCTAAAAATATTCAAGAGCGTGTGAAATTCAGTCTTGAGAATCAGCTTGGAATTACTGCTGAAACAGTAAATGTCTATATCCAAAATATTAAAGTTGTAGGAGAATAA
- a CDS encoding LiaF transmembrane domain-containing protein, with translation MRKTLFGVGLLVLAGWVLLQGNFGIPLIDFNFWPMLVVLGFAYFAIENFWRGNLSGGIILAIISLIVANSSYHFLPISSGTIFLAGILASIGIGLIFKPKRIWGIYHGQNARRVINGDINFGSGTRYIHSDDFTYETLDCAFGNATVYFDNAIIKGDSATFDIDVSFGNATLYVPSNWRVELDVDNAFGTVTNPRNINEKDKTLYVKGDVSFGRLGIIYI, from the coding sequence ATGAGAAAAACATTGTTTGGAGTGGGGCTTTTGGTATTAGCCGGCTGGGTGCTGCTACAAGGAAATTTTGGTATTCCGCTTATTGATTTCAATTTTTGGCCAATGCTTGTTGTGCTTGGATTTGCTTACTTTGCAATTGAAAATTTTTGGAGAGGAAATTTATCTGGCGGGATTATTTTAGCCATTATTTCCTTAATCGTTGCAAATAGCAGCTATCATTTTTTGCCCATCTCATCTGGAACGATTTTCCTAGCAGGGATTTTGGCTTCTATTGGTATTGGATTGATTTTCAAACCAAAACGAATTTGGGGTATTTATCATGGTCAAAATGCTCGTCGTGTCATAAATGGAGACATCAATTTTGGAAGTGGTACACGCTATATCCATTCGGATGATTTTACTTATGAAACACTAGATTGTGCTTTTGGGAATGCTACGGTTTATTTTGACAATGCTATCATTAAAGGAGACTCTGCAACTTTTGATATTGATGTATCTTTTGGGAATGCTACATTATATGTACCAAGTAATTGGCGTGTAGAGTTAGATGTGGATAATGCTTTTGGTACAGTGACGAATCCCCGTAATATCAATGAGAAAGATAAGACTCTTTATGTAAAAGGAGATGTATCTTTTGGTCGCTTAGGAATTATTTATATTTAA
- the mraY gene encoding phospho-N-acetylmuramoyl-pentapeptide-transferase, with protein MLQAIIAGIVTFILTLVGIPAFIRFYHKAHISGQQMHEDVKQHQAKAGTPTMGGTVFLVASVLSSFVTALISKELSSAALMVLFILVLYGIVGFLDDFLKVFRKINEGLNPKQKLALQIIGGIVFYFFFDTHGGGDLLNVFGFPLHLGYLYIAFTLFWLVGFSNAVNLTDGIDGLASISVTISLVAYAVIATVQHRLDILIVILSMIGGLLAFFIFNHKPAKIFMGDVGSLALGGMLAAISIALHQEWTLLIIGIVYVFETTSVMMQVSYFKLTGGKRIFRMTPVHHHFELGGLSGHGQAWSEWKVDFFFWGIGLIASLLTLAILYL; from the coding sequence ATGTTACAAGCTATCATTGCAGGTATTGTGACTTTTATTCTAACTTTAGTTGGAATACCTGCTTTTATTCGTTTTTATCACAAAGCCCATATTTCCGGCCAACAAATGCACGAAGATGTGAAACAACACCAAGCAAAAGCTGGAACTCCTACTATGGGAGGAACTGTGTTTTTGGTAGCCTCTGTGTTATCTAGTTTTGTGACAGCTCTCATTTCTAAAGAACTTTCAAGTGCTGCCTTGATGGTACTATTTATTCTGGTTTTGTATGGTATCGTTGGTTTCTTGGATGATTTTTTAAAGGTTTTTCGTAAAATAAATGAAGGTTTAAATCCCAAGCAGAAACTAGCTCTTCAAATTATCGGTGGCATTGTTTTTTACTTCTTTTTTGATACCCACGGTGGGGGAGATTTACTCAATGTTTTTGGTTTCCCACTTCATTTAGGCTATCTTTATATTGCTTTTACTCTCTTTTGGTTGGTTGGCTTTTCCAACGCAGTCAATTTGACAGATGGCATTGATGGATTGGCCAGTATTTCTGTTACAATCAGTTTAGTAGCTTATGCAGTCATTGCGACAGTTCAACATCGTTTAGATATTTTAATTGTTATTTTGAGTATGATTGGTGGTCTGCTTGCATTCTTTATTTTCAATCATAAACCAGCCAAGATTTTTATGGGGGATGTAGGAAGTTTGGCTCTTGGTGGTATGTTAGCAGCAATTTCGATAGCGCTTCACCAAGAATGGACGCTTCTTATCATTGGGATTGTCTATGTCTTTGAGACAACTTCAGTTATGATGCAGGTTTCTTATTTCAAATTGACTGGAGGCAAACGGATTTTTCGGATGACACCAGTTCACCACCATTTTGAACTAGGTGGTTTGTCAGGTCATGGTCAAGCTTGGAGCGAATGGAAAGTTGATTTCTTTTTCTGGGGAATCGGTCTTATAGCTAGTTTACTAACACTTGCGATTTTATATTTATAA